A stretch of DNA from Coccidioides posadasii str. Silveira chromosome 1, complete sequence:
AACTGACTCGAGGAAAGATTTGAGGACAGTACGAGTCTCCTCGTAGATCACTAGCAGGTAGGAAGATGACGCGTCAGCCCACCGTGTACACATCTGTGGTTTGAAACAGTAACAGTTAACTTACTTGCAGAGATACGCTTGACACCACCACGACGAGCGAGACGACGAATGGCAGGCTTGGTGATACCCTGAATGTTGTCGCGCAAGATCTTGCGGTGACGCTTGGCACCGCCCTTGCCGAGGCCCTTTCCGCCTTTACCACCTGTATCAGAGGAAGCACGTTAGCAAGCTGCTTATTCGAGCACGAAGACACgacaatatatatatatgaatcATGTTTTATGGTCCATGAACGGAGTGAAGTTGAGTGCAAGAAAGGCCGAGGCTCGTCCATTGGCCAGCGTCAGCCGTGGAAGGTGGGTGGCGTTTCACCACCTGCCAAGACCATCCCACCCCTTGCAGGAACATTCAACACGGCCTTCGAGCCCGGTATCATCGAGCCAGCAAAAACAAGCGAAAGCCGTTGAAAAATAAGTAATTAAATACTTACGTCCAGTCATGATGAATAAAATAAACAGTTAATGATGGATAGATGTCTTGTTTGATGGTGTGGGTTGATGAAAAAGGACGTGTATCGAACGCGTTATGGTGATGGAGAAAATCAGTGTTCTGAGAAGGAAAATAGAAAAATCGGTAGGAAGAAGGGAGGGGGGCAAGGCCAGGTTTAAATACTCCCTCAGCCAGTGACGGGTTGATCCCGCAGCAATTGTCGCCTGAAGAAATCGCGCTAAACCAAACCGGGGGGATGGGGGGCACCTTATCCAGAATCAACATCAAATTTCATTGAATCAGGCGTATGTGATTGGGCAAGTGGCGAGGTTGCAAATGGGCATTCCAAAGTGCTCAATTCCAAGCTTTGTTTTCTGCTGATTTTTCTGGCTCTGATTTAGCGTGTTGGTTTTTGTTGTTCTGCCAGGATCTTGCAACTCTTGGCATGGTCCACCGCCTtttatcacgtgatattTTATGACAGAATAGGCATAGCGTATTCCAGCCCTACTTCCAAGCTAGCGGGGGATTGACCACACCTTGCATCTCCACTGTTCTATGATTCCCGATAACAACTACTTATGTATGTCCAGTAACAATAAGCCCGAGCGACACTCCCTCGAACTTTCAGAGCATACAACACCGATCCAGGCCCTTATCCCGAGCAACAAGCATTGTAAGATACCACAAGGCTAGCATAGCAGTGAGGCATGGCTGGGCTGCTCTCCCACACGTCTCCCAAGGAATCATTGATGAACACTCCAGATTGCCGTTGTCATCTAGTCATCCGAACAGCCCCGGTTCATGGTCCATAAGGATAATTCCCTCCATGCTAGTTCATGTCCTAGACAAGTGGGTGTCTGTGATGTGAAGATCACTTGCGCAGCAAATTAATATTCCAAAGTTAGCTACCATCTTAATTTGCGCGCCTGTGGTGAAGCTCCCCTGCCAATCACTATCCCGCTTCCTCTGCCACAAAGGTTAGATCTACcttgaataatcttcttACTTTCAGCTTCTCCAGTGGCCAAGTTGTCATGAGCTATGAAATCTCCACACCCTCTGCATTTGCTCGGCATACTTTTTACTGCCTTAACTCGCTTATACTTGCATGCTTACATCAACATTCATTCAAATTCGCAATGGGTCGATGTATCTGAGATTTTCAAGGAGTGACTAGCGAAGAGGAAACCTTGTGTTACATTTCTGGTGATAATCAGGGGCAAGACCTGTGTCATGAGGGTGGTGGGTTATACTTCATTCTGGTGTATGCGTATATGTAGCTGACACTCCAATAGCATCATGCTCGAGGCCCCAAACTGCCGTACAAGTCATGCATACCTGAAAAGAATATCTTTATCTGTGAATCAATGGCCTATCAATGGCTGGCACAGGCTGGAATCTGTGCTTGTGGAATAACCTCTCACTTCTACAGGA
This window harbors:
- the HHF1_1 gene encoding Histone H4 (EggNog:ENOG410PPJQ~COG:B), translated to MTGRGKGGKGLGKGGAKRHRKILRDNIQGITKPAIRRLARRGGVKRISAMIYEETRTVLKSFLESVIRDAVTYTEHAKRKTVTSLDVVYALKRQGRTLYGFGG